The window ctcgccccagtGCCCCCGTAAACCCGtcctagggccaacacggaggaggtaaattacggacgGCTTTTATTAATGGAATATGATAGAATATGTCTTAAGTCAATCAACtattgattggctcttagggcttacactaacatgGATATCTCTCTATCATGTATCTTCTCATAAGGTACATTCATATTTATAAGTAATTGAGATTATTGAATATGGAAATCTACTAAATGTATCTCAACTTCTTCATTTTGAAATGTATAATGGTTTTGGGTCATGATGGAGTTCGGTATTTCTATGGTGAGAGAGATTTTGTTCAACAAGCTGCTAACCATTTACTAGCTCTTCTTCTTTTGGTCgaatattcaagatagaaaacctgaCCCACTTATACTATGAAAATGAAAGGTTCATACTTGTTGAAGtttttgtttgcattaacctcaactaaattatagtttGAATATATTCTGGTACCTATTCTGGGAGTCAGATCATACCGAGAATATTTGAATAACACAGACCTTTTTTTAGGCAAAGCAAGATATTCAACCTCAATGATTTTGTCAAGTCTACTATAGCAATCAAATTTACTATTAGTGTTGTTGTTAGATCTTTTTATGTAACACCTGGATTGAAGGTTAGTTTACATGAATCCTATTATGCCATGTGGAATTTaaaaccattaacatagtaaccagaggACATTGTTATCTTACGGAGAGGTTCAAATGCAAGTTTGAACATTTGATATTATATTATCATTCACCTATAAAAGTAGTTATGATATAACATCTTAGATGGAAATTTGATAGGGATGTATGAAATATAAATTATTCTCtgacttacatatatttgaaaccataatgtaaATTTCTTCTCTAACTTTTCTGCTATATCACTTGCACTGATTGATGGATTTTATATTTATAGTTGTTGTTCGTAGAAGCTGTCAACAAAGGGTAATTTTAAGACATTTGTGATACCAAACATACATAAGACGATAAGTGTTTGATAATGTCAATCAACTCACCTTATATAAGGTTTAACCTCGTAATAGTTTAAGAATATATATGTTCTTGTAGTATGATATTTTTGTTGATTTAACTATCTTAAAACAGATGCACCTATTGGCATACCAAAatacttgaaaatagaaagcatctctAGATCTATCAGCTGAGAATCATCAAAAATTCTAAGATCACTTGCGATGTCTAGTTTTCACATTATTAGCAAAATAATATGAGCAAAAAGAAGATTCTTCTTCAACTAAATAAATATCACATATTGATCCCTCAACTCTTACTTTGTTgtgaacattattctttaattttattaaaaattgttCAAATAGATACATTTATCTGTACTACACAGGAGCAACACCAACTAGTTATGCCTTGTAAGGTAGGTAaactggtagatgttccattaaATCAAAAAATTGGGTGTGAATATGTGCTCAAGCATACATAGTATGAGAAAAATGTCTATTTCTAGCCAAAGCATTTAAACTATTATGATACACCTCGCTATCAAGTATTTGaaaatagactcaattctgtAAGTTCTTGCCAAACATTTTAAGAAAGTAAGTAATGGAAAGCTATtgaaataagtctttgcatgaacacatgatagtcatgacttttcattctaaatatttttaatttgttcataTCCACACATTAGGCTATATTTGAGACTACCCATCaaggaatttgatttctttcaaccaactatATTAAACTTACTTACCTTCTTTGTCAAATATATCCTCTAGAAATTTATTGGTTATTTCATCTTGATGCAATTCTAttctgctgactagttcttttgATTACTCATGTGATTTTACTGTATCACACATTTATCatagtgttgaagatattattgaAATTATGCTGAATGAGTAAATACTTCTAACTCCTAGAAAATGCTTTATTTCTTCCAACCACATATGCACTGtctaataatatatttatttatctcatcagaattaggctgagatactAGTAGGAATCTATAATTATTTAATTGGTAAATAATTTCTTCACCTGACTTGATTGTTGGTGgaagtttttttattataatattctTTATGAAAATATTCTTATTTCATCTGAAAGAGTGTTCAACTGATAACAATTTGtagtgattatcaaaccaagacacCTCCCCACTGCAAATTAATGAAAATACATCAGACTTTGTCATGCAATGTGAGCATGCTAATTTTCCAACTGTGCTCCATCATAACCAAATTGTGCATGCTAGAAAATCACCGATCATTCATAATAAGGAAGCATTCAATGTAAGTTGATTTTACTTGAAACATCATAAGTCTCTGAGCCTACAtttcataattcattcaacttgGTAATCAAAGGTTACAATAAAACATCTATTTTCTCTTTCGGATTCATTGGACCTATAATAGGTATCGTAAGGAACCTGAATTTGTCTTTCATGTATATCCATAGTAGTAAGTTGTACAATGTTAATATAACTAACtaagatgaatattattttcctaaCTGAATAAATAGCTAAAATTCATCAGTAGAAAGTTCTAGTATGATATCATATGGTTCCATTACAAAGGAGGGAATGTTGCATTAATATATTTTCATGTATGAgagtcacaaggatgacacattatacctccttcgtacacatgctcatgatgccacctcaTGTGGCTTGTTATTGCAGCAGATGCATACAAGTGTTAAAGTTTAGTAGTTAACGGGAAGTAATACATAACTTTCCatataatatttttcttcttcttccctactATGCGACTACTATGCTTATAACAAGGGTGACTACAGATTTTGCATTCATTTAGTTTATTGTCTTCATTCAATCATTCTCTACAGGCAAATTTAAACCTTTTGCCAATTTCTTTATATTGTAAAAGTTATCAATAATTAGGTAGTTAGCAGGGaataactctgacatcaattgacaatgTCATCATAACATCATTCTGAGAAATAATATTCTGCTTTGGTGTTCAATAACCTTGTAGTAGCTaatagttgagaatgaccagaTGGAATGTCTTCCCATACTAACCTTTAACATGTCATATGGTTACTGAACTTTAGGTGTTGGCATTTCATCTATATTAGAATGATCAACTACATTCATCGCATCGTGTAACATTGATTGGATTGCATTCTCATCAGATGATCATTCCCCTAAAGCAGTTGTGCCAGATGAAGAAATAATCAAAGTTCCAAGACAATGAGCATAATAAGACTCTCTGTGatagtaccaattgtagtaatttggaacAAATTCTTTTTTACATAGATATACTTTCACAGTTTCCTTATCACAGaaagttttatttctacatttggaaTAATTGCATGGACAATGTAACTCTAcatcattcatacattctggatatTTTTTTACAATGTTCATAAACTCTTTAACTCTAGTAAAATATTCATCTTGGATATTTTCTAATCTGTTGTACATCTAATATTTGTTCATGTACATTATACCCTAATGAGCATAGAATTTTCAACATTACCAACACAAGTACAAAACTTAGTAATTATGCAATTAATACAAAAGAGGTATTACAAACATGATTCTATATATAAGAGAGTTACAAAACTTAGCATATTATTAAGCATGCATCCATCAATACAAAAGAAGTACAACAAACATTATTCCATATATTAAATAATAACAAATgaacacacaaagaataagtataCAAGAAGTTGCTCAACTAGCCaaactaggttaaaatcctcaataTATAGTCTTTAGGATTTTCTCACATTACGTGGATGGGCGAGGCCTCTTGGACAAGGCTAACGTCGCAACCGACTGAGTCGGTGCAGTTGGACGAGGCCTTGCAGCTAGACGAGGCCTCATGGTTAGACGAGGCCTCGCAACCAGGGCTTAGGTCGTCGGCTCGAGCTCAGGTCATGCTCGACAAGGGGCTCATAGCCAAGCAAATCTGGTCGGCCAAGCTCACGACCAAGGATTAAGCTGTGGCCAGCAAAGGGCTCACTGCGAGGGTAGATATGACCGGCCAAGCTCATGACCAGGGATTAGGCTGTGGCCAACAAAGGGCTCACTGCGAGGGTAGATATGGCCGGCCAAGCTCGCGACCACGAATTCAGGGCAAGCTAAGCTCATGGCAGCGACGTCTCACCATGTTAAAAACGAGAGGAGATGAAAAGGAGAATATTATAGTGAGATCGAGGAGGAGAGGACGTTAGAGATGTTGGAGATCGAAGAGTCCACAGACGCGAGATATATTGTCGAAGAGATCGAAAAACGCTAGAAGAGTATGTGAGTTTGGGGTTTAGCCCTAATTTTGATCCCAAATTTAGCGATGGAAGAGAAGTTTATTATGTCGTTATATTTGGAGATGGAATTTAAATTCCTTCTCTCATATAGAGACGAATATTTAATTTTGTCGTTAATATTTAAATACCAAAGTGTTAATTAGTAACGGATATATAAATCTATTTCTATTTAgctatgaaatttatattttgtttctaATTAGAGACGGGATTTAAATTCTGTTGCTAATAATTCTATattaactatatttttttattaataacgaTGGGTTTAACGATGGTAATATAGTTCCGTTTCTATTTAGAAATTTAACTTTAGATCCGTCACTAATTTAGAGAACattattttctttaattagttCCTTCAAACATCAATATGAATCTCCCTGATACGCTCAGTAAAACTCTCAACTGACTATGAAGAATGAGTAGGTAAGGGAATCAGGTCAATAAGTTGGCGTGCTTTTGACTCATACAATTTCAAATGGTTTATAATCAGTGGATCTGTGTACTGAGTTAttataagtaaatttatttaacaagtgACAAGATTGAGTCTCAAAGAATTAATTTTTCACCTACTAAACACTTTAACAAATTTTCTAAACTGATTAATAACCTTAGTCTAGCAATTAATTTGTGGATAAAAGACGGCAGAAAAATTAAGTTGAGTTCCAGataatttttatagtattttCCAAACATAGCTAACAAATTTCACATTTCTATCTTACACTATCGACATAGATTGGTAATTAATGTATCAGGTATATACTTGAGAGTCATTTGAATTTAGTACAATCCGAGCCTTTGCGCCCTCTCTCACAACTTCAATTGGTATGATTCATTGTAAACCAACCTTCAAGCCATTTAAATTTAACTCCAATGAAATCTCTTCCATTCACCACTTTCTCAATTCACATTTTTCCAACAGTCAGATGTAGATGTCGAACTGATGCAGCGGACTTCATCGAATCTTATGGAATTTGTTCTTCAATTTCTtcattttcataaaaaatatgaTTAATCAGATTAGATAACGTCGAGCTTGGGTgaccaggataaatcgggaagcgctcgcagcGGGCAGCCCAAGAACCCAGTATCCTTTAGTTGCGTGCTCcatttggagaaattttttttataaattaaccATAACTGGGGCTCGAACTACAGGTACCTGGATGATAACCTGAATACCCTACCGCTGCACCATAACTCGGGAGCGATTTCTTCATTTTCATGGTGCATATCAAGTGGGACAATTTCTTCATCACTACATGGGTTCATGCTCTAAGGCTAAGAGTCTATCGGAACACTTAGATGCCACGtgaccattattattacaattaaAACATTAGGGTTTTATAATTTCATCAGAGGCGGCCATGAGGTGGTCAATATGGTGCTGACGCACAGGGCCCCATTTTCTGGTGGGCccctttttttagattttatagcAAAGTTGAtctatattaaaaatttaattataaggacctacttgtaaattataaattattatgGACTTTTTTGTAAAAGTGCCAAAAAAATTAACAGCGCAGTGGATATTTCTTCCTCCACCGTTTCGCAAAACCTAATAGTTCCTCCTTTTGCAATTTTGCTCTTCGCCGAAGGCTCGACAGGGACATTCTGTTGGAATCTTCCCTAAACGGATGAACTTTAAGAATTTCCACAAGAAAATCAAAGGTAAATTCTCTAATCTGCAATTCTTCCAGTTTCCCCTCTTTTTCTTCTCATATGTTTTACTTAGTAAGGATTTTATATGTGGAAATTGCATATTCCTTCCGTCCTTCTTAATTCTTATGtggaatattttttcttttttttaccaTGGATTTCAATCGAACTCTGAAAATGATCTATTGATATGATCCCATATAAAAACACTGCTTCTCTAGTTCTTCTACTGCACCTCAGTTCTGAAGCAGAGTGATGGCCATAAATTCCTCTATTTCCATTGAAAACTTTTGCCAAACTGGTGAACCTGCATTGAGCCTTTGTTTATTATAAGTTTATAACTATTacagtatgatttttttttttttgaatgtttCTTCCAAAATATTATATAGATAACGAaaaggaataataaaaaaaaatcatgacaTATATTTATTATATAGATTCAGTGCAATTCAAGTGAGATGTCTAGGACTAGAGAAGGAACCTACATAATAATAGAAGAAGCAATTCAATAACAAAGGCTGCCAAAAGTTTATGCCCTTtatataattgtattagttagcatTGATGGCCCCCTTCAATTAGATTGGTTGCAAAATGAACATTTTATAATAAATGCTTGTCTAATATTTATAATAAGTGGTTGTTTgagagtttgattttttttttttgtagaaaattAGAATGTCTGATACTAGGAAGTATCTATCAGGACATGATAAgcggaaaaaaaagaaaaaaagttgaAGAATTTATTGAGACTCAAAGAGGGGCAATCGACAGATTTGTTGTCAAAGAATCGAAAAATTCATCACTTGAAGATTTGGTTaatgaagaaaaacaagaaaacaatgGTAATGAATTAGATGAAGGCTTAGCCATTGAAAATGATATAGAGGGAGATGTGAATGAGATTAAAGGCAATGAAAGTGGTGATGACTtagactttaaaaataatttttctgaaAGTGATGATGATGCTATTAATGAAGTGAATGAAGAACCAAGTTCATCAATTCCACTTGACATTTTTGATCCTAAAAATTGGGAGAATTTAGATCCCAAGTGGAAGGATCAATTAGTGGAAAAGGGTCCTATAAGAGATGTATTAACAGGGAAAGGTCCCAAAGACAGATCAAATAGACGATTCTCTTCAGATTTCTATACTCGGATTTTGCCAAATGGTCAAAAACACCATAGAGATTGCTTGGTCTATTCAAAAGCACTTGATAAAGCATTTTGTTTTTGTTGCAAGTTGTTCAAAAGGGGGCCTCAACCAAGTCAACTAGCAAATGAGGGATACTGCGATTGGGGACATCTTAGTAGTAGACTTAAGGAACATGAGACAAGTATTGAGCATATCAATTATTATGCTAGTTGGTCTGAGTTGCGTatcaggttaatgaagggtacaaCAATTGATCATGCTATTCAAGATCAAATCAAGAAGGCAAAAGAGCATTGGAGGAAGGTATTACACCGATTAATTTCACTTGTGAAATTTTTGGCTAAACAAAATATAGCATTTCGTGGTAGTAATGAGAAACTTTATGATGATAACAATGGAAATTTTATGGCTGCTGTTGAGATGATTGCTGAGTGGGACTCAGTGATGAAGGAGCATATTGAAAGAAATACACATCATCATTATCTTAGCCACAAAATTCAGAATGAATTGATATGCTTGTTAGCTTCTCAAAtaaagagttctattcttgaaaaCATTAAAAAAGCTAAGTTCTTTTCTGTAATACTTGATTGCACTCCTGATGTTAGTAACCAAGAGCAAATGACTTTGGTTATAAGATGTGTTGATGTTTCTATAAGCCCAATGAAAGTAGAAGAATACTTTTTGGGATTTTTAAAAGTGGATGATACAACAGGACAAGGGTTGTTTGAAGAACTGCAAAATGTATTGAAAAGTTTTGAtcttgatattgataatgtgagaggGCAGGGATATGATAATGGGGCAAATATGAAAGGGAGGCACCAAGGCgtacaaaaaaaattattggatATAAATCCTAGAGCATTATATACTCCATGTGGTTGTCATTGTTTGAATTTAACACTTTGTGATATTGCAAATTCCTGTGGAAAAGCGAAAGACTTTTTTGGAGTAGTACAACGAATTTATACAATATTTTCTCATTCTACAAAGAGATGGAAGATTTTGATAGATCATGTAATGGTAAAAGGTTTAACTCTCAAGCCATTATCAATCACTCGATGGGAAAGTCGTACTGAAAGTGTAAAAGCAGTGGTACTTCAAGCTCAACAAATCAGAGAAGCTTTACTTCAAGTTGCAGAAGAAAAAGACACTGACTCTAAAATAAGAAGTGAAGCTAAGTCTTTAGCAACATTTGAACTCggaaattttgagtttttagtgggtatgattatttggtatgatatattGGGTAAAGTTAATATTgttagcaaaagcttacaatctGAAAACATGCTTATTGACGTTGCTATGACCAAGATTAAGGGGTTAATTGCTTCTTTTGAAGAGTATAGAGAATCTGGATTTGGACAAGCTATCAATACAGCAAAAGAACTTGCTTCAACAATGGAGATTGATCCTGTTTTTCCTGAAAAAAGACAAATatatagaaaaagacattttgATGAGAGTACATGTGAGTCTTCGAAACTACCTCAAGAATCTGCCGAGGAAGCTTTTAGAGTTCATTATTTTTTGTTCATAGTAGATCAAATAATTGGGTCATTGAAGAAAAGGTTTGAGCAATATGAggaatatgaaaatatttttggatTTCTTTTCACAGCTGAAAAGTTGAGTTCATTGATTGATGAGGACTTGAAAGCTCATTGCAAGAATCTTGAAAGGAAACTACAAAGAAAAAATGGTACAAGACAAGATGTTTCAGATTTGGATGGAGATGACTTATATCAAGAACTGAAAATCATAGAACATATTCTGCCAAAGGAAACAAAAACAGCAAGTGAAATACTAATTTTTTTGCAAAGAATGAATTGTTTCCCGAATTCATTCATTGCATACAGGATATTATTAACTATTCCGGTGACTGTCGCATCTGCAGAAAGAAGTTTTTCTAAATTGAAGTTGTTGAAATCTTCTTTGAGATCAACCATGACCCAAGCAAGATTGAATGCATTAGCTATGATTTCGATTGAGAGTGAGTTTTTAGAAAAACTCAATTATGAAAAATTGATCGATGACTTTGCAGATAAAACTGCAAGAAGATCAATTTTTCATAGTTAATTGTAATAGTTCTTTTTCATTTCCTAATACCGAGTATTAGCAACATTGAATATAATGTTTTCATTATTATGAATTTTAGTTTATATGCTCTGTTGAAAAATTATTATATAGTAtccattttattattttgcatcTGAATTTAAAGGGCGCTTTTTTTTTTGCACCGGACCCTTCAAAGTCTAGGACCGGCCCTGAATTTCATAGAGGCTTGTGGATTCATCTCTACTGGTTGGATTACAAATCTAAGGTGGGTCAAACCAATGGGTTTGTTCGATCGCAGTGATGCCTTATAAGTAGGAGTGCTACAGATTGAGGGGACTAATGGCCATAAGGTTAGGGTTTCCACAAATTGTTTAATCTCTTCAACCTTTTGGCAAACCTCTTCGCAAGCATTAGGGCaaataatttaacttgggttTGAATTTTAGATCTCAAACGACTATTGAAGTTGATCAAGATTTTCCTAGAGTCTAATGTGAGGTTACTCCGCATTCATAAGTTTTTAGATTCGTTCAATATTCAATTATGCTCATAATTGTTTTAGATCAATCCACACAGTGTCCTATTAGTTTCTAAACTACGTTGGGATATATCTTTTTTGTTTGCCTAGTATTTGACTGATTCTTCCTCGTCTGAAGTGTATTTGTCCTTGAATAGTTTGCTAGTTTTTATTCTCTAACCTAACAAGTTCAATTTTTGCTAATCGCCCTTGTTCAAGTTTGGTCATACCATACTAGTCAAAATAATCCTCAATCTTAGTGACCTAGTCCAGGAATACATTTGGGTCTAACCTGCAAGTATTCCAGATtaattttaatatgatcaactgagttaagttagatcatgTGTATTTTATTAGGTTTGCAAATAAAGTCctatattgaaaacacatagaaAGAATCATAGacttataagaaaaaaatatctccattagtataaGATCTTTTAGgtaaaatccaaaaataaaattatgaggatttaggtccaaagtggataatatcatattattatggaaatattttaatttttttttgtcataataattggtatcagagctcagatTGCTAGAAGTACTAACTGGCGACAGGACATAAGAGCCAGAGCCCAATCAAGTTATGTAGGTAGAATATCAACCTCTAACGAAGGAAGTGGGGACTCCCATGTCTGGATCAAGATGGGCAGACATCCGACAAAGAAGTCCTAATTGCTGCTAGACAAGAAAGATCTAGTAAATCGATTGGATTGAGGGGCAAGAAAGTCTTAGTAGGTTGGCTGGACCTAGGGGCAAGGAAGTCTTAATAGATTGATTGGACTGAGAGCcaagaaagtcttggtgggttaaGGATCAGATGACATCAAGTGGATAGACTTGAGGGGGCAGTTCTTTATTTGAAgtgggggggattgttgggttgcaatgGTTACAAACAGAGTCTCATGTTAAAAATACATGAAAAGGATCATgaacttataagggaaagatatcttcattggtatgaagTCTTTTAGATAGAGTCTAAAAATAAAAGCATAAGGACTTAGGTCCAAAGTAgaaaatatcatactattatggaaaTATCTCAATTTTTTTGTCCTAACAtgtttgatgtcttatgtctgagtgtgtagggacttaggaacacatgaagttgagtggaagatgtAGCGAGAGAGAAAGATGACACGAGAACGGAGTCAATGGGCTCGATGCATCTGAGGGGTGAGGAGCTGTAGAAGAATATATTGGTGGAGCGAGAGGGACGCGCATGGCgtatccaagggatgagaagtcaagaggaagcctgctcaagaagaAGGTTAgagttgagttcaggtgagctcaactccggaagATAGGAGCATCACCCAAGTAGGCGGAACGAAAAATGGTTAGTGCTGAGATTGACCATTCAAATGAATAGTACTTAAGACGCCTCAGATGAGACTAGAGGAGTCTTGAATGAACAatatttgaggcgcctcaaatgaAATTAGAGTTATTTCTATAGAGATAAGTAGCGGAGTCCACGTCAGCCGCACTAAGGCGCCTGCATCAGAACTGAGACCCTCCATTGAAAccaaggcaccttcgatgaactAAGGCACATCCGTTCAATCAGATCAGTCGAACATTGGCAAACTTCATcctgttggaggcaccctggatcAATGGACGCACTCTGAATTGTCACGTCAACAAAATAGTCATTTTGACCAATGCACTATAAATAGTGCACTAGACCTAGTTGTAAAGTACTAcaccttatatttatttttgtaatCCTATTTTGTTCATTTAACTACTGTAAGGAGTTTTTCTGCCTCCAACCTTATCAAAGAAGGAGTTTCTGCACCATAGTTGCAACTCAAGTAAAAATTCTGAGTCCTGTACTTTCTTTCATGtcatttcttttcattaattAATAGGTGTGTCCTTGATAAGTAAGTAGCAAGAGAAGTTCTAATTTGATTTGCAGACTATTCACCCGCTCTCTAACCGGCCCACTtgatcaagtggtatcagagcccaatttCTTTAGACCGACTAATTGCCGACTAAAGCAACAAGAAGAATAGTCAGATTTAGCATCTATCCACTAAATTTTGAGGGTGAATTCACAATATGAAAAAAGGAAATAGAAGTATTCTTTAaaatcgattttgatattatgctttGTATAAAACTTGGTTTCGAAGTGCTCAGGAACAAGGATGATGAAGAAATGAAGGAGCACCTTTGGAACAAAAAACAACAAACTGAATTTGTAGCCAACAATAAGGTTGAGTTTCACCTTCTGAATGTactgccacctcaagaagtca is drawn from Zingiber officinale cultivar Zhangliang chromosome 1B, Zo_v1.1, whole genome shotgun sequence and contains these coding sequences:
- the LOC122039319 gene encoding zinc finger MYM-type protein 1-like, producing MISGKKRKKVEEFIETQRGAIDRFVVKESKNSSLEDLVNEEKQENNGNELDEGLAIENDIEGDVNEIKGNESGDDLDFKNNFSESDDDAINEVNEEPSSSIPLDIFDPKNWENLDPKWKDQLVEKGPIRDVLTGKGPKDRSNRRFSSDFYTRILPNGQKHHRDCLVYSKALDKAFCFCCKLFKRGPQPSQLANEGYCDWGHLSSRLKEHETSIEHINYYASWSELRIRLMKGTTIDHAIQDQIKKAKEHWRKVLHRLISLVKFLAKQNIAFRGSNEKLYDDNNGNFMAAVEMIAEWDSVMKEHIERNTHHHYLSHKIQNELICLLASQIKSSILENIKKAKFFSVILDCTPDVSNQEQMTLVIRCVDVSISPMKVEEYFLGFLKVDDTTGQGLFEELQNVLKSFDLDIDNVRGQGYDNGANMKGRHQGVQKKLLDINPRALYTPCGCHCLNLTLCDIANSCGKAKDFFGVVQRIYTIFSHSTKRWKILIDHVMVKGLTLKPLSITRWESRTESVKAVVLQAQQIREALLQVAEEKDTDSKIRSEAKSLATFELGNFEFLVGMIIWYDILGKVNIVSKSLQSENMLIDVAMTKIKGLIASFEEYRESGFGQAINTAKELASTMEIDPVFPEKRQIYRKRHFDESTCESSKLPQESAEEAFRVHYFLFIVDQIIGSLKKRFEQYEEYENIFGFLFTAEKLSSLIDEDLKAHCKNLERKLQRKNGTRQDVSDLDGDDLYQELKIIEHILPKETKTASEILIFLQRMNCFPNSFIAYRILLTIPVTVASAERSFSKLKLLKSSLRSTMTQARLNALAMISIESEFLEKLNYEKLIDDFADKTARRSIFHS